In Candidatus Omnitrophota bacterium, the DNA window CGGGATCGGTATGTGGAACGACACGAAAATTGTAACGCTGGCTTTGGTCGTTGACCTCCACGCCAGCTTCATCATTATTCATTTGCCCGCTATAAACGCGCAGACCGCCCACAGTCCCCTTGCTTTTTAACCCGCCGGCAATGGCCAAGACCAAAAACCCTTCCGCGGAACCCGCGACCGTAATAACGGTTTTATGAATACCGTAATCACGGCCGGTGGCGGCTTTATACATCTCGGATGTCATGGCCGCTTTTAACCCGTGAGCAACTGTCCCGTCTTTAATGGTGGTGATCTTAAGGCCGGGGACCTGTTGCTGCAATCCGCGCAAAACATTTAAAAACTTTGTTTCACGCTTTCTGTCCATGACAACGATCTCTTCCTGCAAGTCTGTGAGTTCCTGCCCGCGGACCTTAGCCAGGAATTTAAGATATTCAATGATCAATTCCGGATTTTCCGCGTAAACCTCCGGATCGCTCAGAGAGTGCGGAACGCCGTGAATATCAACGGTCAATTTTCTGAATTTGGATGCGTCATCTCCGAGATTGGTAACGAATTGCCCGACATAGCCATCCGGGGCATTGCCCAAATCAGCCACACCGTCCCCAACGGCAATAATACTGGTTGCACCTGATTCTCCGTCTTCAACGGTGGTCAGCGTCTTTCCATCAGAATTGGTGACAAACATGTTGGTGCCTTCGACCACGTCAATAATGGCATTGACGATCCCATATGCCTTACCCATTTTTTCTGAATGATAATACTTGCCATCCACCGATTTGATCGCTTCAATGATCGCGGAAGCTTCGCCTTCCAGCTCATCGGGAGCGACCACCTCATTGACTTTCAAGCTCTCGGCAACCCCATCGCGTCCAAACCCTTCGCTGACGCGAACCAGCATGATAATGCCCAATTCCTTAGCAACTCTGACAAAGATCTGTTTGGCAATACCATCAGACGCGTCTTTGATAGCTCTGTTAAACCTGCCCAAAGTCTTCTTATCCGTGGACTCCAGTTGGGCGGATATATCAGTTGTTTGAAGCCACCCCAGAATCTCATTGATCTTTGTATGTTTTGCAGACCTGGCGAGCTCTAGAAATAAATCGATAATTTTTGCCTGCTTTTGCTGACCTGTGATCTGTTCCGCGAGGATATCCATCACTTGCTTATAAGCGCCCCGTAACCCCAAATGTGTCAATTCTGAGGCTGTTTCAACAACAACAAGGCCGGGAAACTCATTAATGACTTTATCCAATCTCCTCTTTTCTGCTACCGTCATCGCCACATCAGCCCGCGTCGCATTTTCAACCAGATCGACAGTCACAACCTGCGCATTGCTCCCGGGAAGCGCGGCGCGCTCGTCATTCCCCAACATGGCCAGGCCGGTCTTGACTTCCACATGTGAAGGCGCCACGGCCCCGCCCGAAAAATACTTTCTGGGGATCGTGGTATTGGTCGCGGGATCGCGGTCTTCCTTAATATAGTTGTAGACACCCTTCTTGAAGGCCTCCAGATACTGGCTGTAGATCTTTTCCTTGCTGGCCTTGTCTTGAACATCAATGCCTTTGGTCTTGTTCTGATTGGAATAGACCTGGTTGAGCAGTGTCTCTTTTAAATTCTGCTTGTACCAAATAGCCAGGATCATGGAGTTATAGACCTGACGCAAATTAGAAAAATTCTTTCCTGTATTGACTTCTGTTTCAATGGCCGGGATCAGCACCTCGCGCACCGCCTGTGAGGCGACGCTATTGATGGCTTGAGTGTCCTTCGTTTCCATTCCGGCCGTACCGAATTTCTTGTTGTTCAGATTGTTCTGCAGGGCCAGATAATCCTCTTCCAACATCACTTTCAAATGGCTATTGACCACAAAAGCACTGCCGTTATGTTCATAAACCGTGGCGTTATCGGGAATGATCCAGACCTTATTAAAGGTATTGACGGGGATATTGGTCGTGCCCATCTTTTCCTGGGCCAGCTTGTAGGCCTTTTCCCAGAACGTCTTGCCCAGTTCTTTTTCGGGATACACCAGGGAGGCTGTCAGCTGTTTGAGGATATAGTCCTGGGCCAGCAGGTCACGGCCCATTTCGGTCAACCCAAAACTCTCCGGGATAATGCGGTTTTTCTCATAAGGAGAAAGGTTGACCCACAGTTCTTTATCGGGAACGGTCAGAGAGGCCAGAAAATACTTCACCATCTTTGCCGATTCCGTCTTTAACTGCTCCCCGCTTATCCTGGAGTCGCCGGTATCAACAATGAAATTGAATTCCAAAGGGTTTTGTGGATTGATCTGCACGCCTTTGATCAAGGCAGGCGTAAATGCCTGGCTTGTGGAGAGCATGGTCCCGGGAACGGGTAGATCAAGAAATGTATTAGAGGCGGCAAAACTGACGGAAGGCAGGCCTAAATTGCATGCGAAGCAAACGAGAACAACAAGGGTTTGGATTCTTTTGATCATGGTCTTCTCCGGGGTTAAATCAGAAAACGCTTTCCGTGTAGCAATGTTGAAAAGATAACATGCGTTTTGGGGATTGTCAAGTTTTTGAAATCGACGGAAGGGATTGTGGATTAATGAGTTACAACTCTTCAAAAAAATAATTTTTTAAATCTTAACAAAAAATGACGGGTAGTCGTGGACGGTAGGCGAACCCTACAACCCCTTGAAACAAGCCTACTTATACCACTTTACCGAAAACGTAGTATGGGAGCGCTTATATCCTTAGGGGAGCCAATCGACAGTACCCGACCGTACAATAAGGGCATTTTATCACAACACCGGCAAAAATCCAGCGAAACCACTGATTTATAACGACAAAGATCAATCACTGCTTAAACGATTCTCCGGTAAAACCATGCTACGAATAGCCGCCCTCAGTACCCCGGAACAACGCAAGGCGTCTGGTTAATCAAATCAACCAACGCCTGAGCATCAAACGGTTTTTGTAGAAAACCTATCGCCCCTGCCTTTAAAGCAGTATCCCTGAGTCCATCTTTTTTATCAGCAGAAACCATAATGACTGGGCGTTTAGATCCGGATTTAATAAGCCGCTTCATTGTTCCCCACCCGTCCAATCCCTGCATGTGAATGTCCAAAATCAGACAACCGTTCATACTATTCGGAACAGCGACAAAAAATTCCTCTGCTGAAAGGAACGTGCTTACCGTAAATCCATAAGTCATTAACAAGCATTTAAGCGAACGGCATACTGCCTCATCGTCATCCACAATAAAAACTTGTTTTTTGTCTATGGGCATTTACCATCCCCTACTTTGGTTGCATCACGGGAATGGTGAAATAAAAAGTTATGCCGCGATCAGAATTATTTTTCATCTCTATTCGCCCGCCATGCGCCTCAACAATGGAACGGCTGATACACAGCCCCATTCCCAACCCATCCGGCTTGCTGGTAAAGAAAGAAGAAAAAAGCTTGGGTATGTTTTCTTTAGAAATCCCGCACCCGGAGTCAATCACCTCCACAACAATCGTATCGGCATCTTTTCGCGATGTGCGAATCAATACCGAACGGGCACCTCGCCGACTCTTAAGGGCATCAAAACTGTTACTGATAAGATTCATGAGAACCTGTTGCATCTGTATCTGATCGCCGTAAACAAATGGAAGATTACTCTCGAGTTCGACTTTTAAGACATCCTTCCTTAAAGTGGCGTCCGTAATAACAAGATCAACAGTCGCCTTAACAAGGGCGTTGATATCGAGCGGCTTCATTTTAGGCTCATTCTTCTTTAAAATGTCACGCAACTGTTGGACGATCGCTACCGCCCGATGATTATCATGAATGATGTGCCGCAAAATTTCTTGAAGCTCAGGTTCTCTTCCTTTAAACATGCGCTGGACAGCTTGAGCATAAGAGAGAGTGGCCGTTAAAGGTTGGCTGATCTCATGCGCCAATGACGCGGTAAACTCCGCAAGCTTGCCAACCCGGGTGGCGTGCAAAATCTCCTCGCGTTGTTTGGCAATCTTAAGTTCTGCGTTTTTTCGTTCAGTTAAGTCTGTTACTACCATGCATATGCCTTCATCCTCAAGTTTCATAGGACTGCATGACACCGCCACCGGATAGAGCTTTTTGTTATCTTTCTTAAGATGAATTTCATCCCGGGTGGTTTGATCTTTACTTTTGCGCAAAATCGACTTAAGTCTTGAAATATCATCCGTCCCGACAAAATCAAAGATAGATCCGCCAATAATCCTTTCTATTGGAACGCCAAGCGCCTTCGCCAGCGAGTTGTTGCAATACATCACTATCCCGTTAGGCGTGAGAGCACCCGCCCCCTCATTCATGTTTTCAACAAAAACACGATAAGCATGATCCGCCCCTTTTAGAATAAAGATCTTTTCATCATTGGTAACAAGCGCATCCACAGCTCCGCTCTTGATCGCGGCCAATAACTCTTCGGCTTCAGCGAGTCGCGACTTCAAATCCGTATTTTCCTTTAGAAGATTCTTTGGCTCTTTCATCTGTCCTTTAATTCTTATCTTGCAACAGTAGCAATCCCCGGTTTATCAATGAATCGTAAATCCAGACCAACAAGTAATTTATTGGTATCCGACATGTCCCCCACGAATCTGCGCAATGGTAAAGGCAATTCTTTGATAAGCGTTGGTGCCGCTAGTATCTGACCGTTCTTGGCCAGAATAGGATTCTGATAAATATCTTTGATCGTTAGCTGGCACTGGCCCGGCAAGTGTTCATCGCATATCTTCCGTATATTCTTAATCGCTTTTTGAGATCGCGGAGATAATCCTGCCACATAAAGGTGAAGGACATATTTATTGGATTTGGGTGTTTTAGGTACTCTTTTTACTTTGACCATATATCATCCTTTCTTGACTATATCCAGCCCCACCAAAACTCTCTGTTTGTTTGAAAGATCGCCAACAATTTTCTTTATAGGCTCAGGCAATCTTCTCACGAGCGTCGGAATGGCCACTATCTGGTCGCCTTTGGCAAGCTTGGGATTTTTAAGAAGGTCTATCACTTTGATAGAGTATTGCCCTTTCAGATGTTCATTGCAGATCATCTTAAGGTTAGCGAATGCCTCTAATGATTTAGGTGTTGCTCCCGCAACATATAATTTAAGTTCGTAAGGTATCTTTTTCATTGGACATTCTCCTTCACACCGGGAATCTCTTTTATCTCGAGTCCTTTGTTAGTGATTATAAAGTCCATAGTTTTGTGAGTGTGCTTCATGCCTCTGGACTTGAT includes these proteins:
- a CDS encoding response regulator — encoded protein: MPIDKKQVFIVDDDEAVCRSLKCLLMTYGFTVSTFLSAEEFFVAVPNSMNGCLILDIHMQGLDGWGTMKRLIKSGSKRPVIMVSADKKDGLRDTALKAGAIGFLQKPFDAQALVDLINQTPCVVPGY
- a CDS encoding ATP-binding protein, which translates into the protein MKEPKNLLKENTDLKSRLAEAEELLAAIKSGAVDALVTNDEKIFILKGADHAYRVFVENMNEGAGALTPNGIVMYCNNSLAKALGVPIERIIGGSIFDFVGTDDISRLKSILRKSKDQTTRDEIHLKKDNKKLYPVAVSCSPMKLEDEGICMVVTDLTERKNAELKIAKQREEILHATRVGKLAEFTASLAHEISQPLTATLSYAQAVQRMFKGREPELQEILRHIIHDNHRAVAIVQQLRDILKKNEPKMKPLDINALVKATVDLVITDATLRKDVLKVELESNLPFVYGDQIQMQQVLMNLISNSFDALKSRRGARSVLIRTSRKDADTIVVEVIDSGCGISKENIPKLFSSFFTSKPDGLGMGLCISRSIVEAHGGRIEMKNNSDRGITFYFTIPVMQPK
- a CDS encoding circadian clock KaiB family protein, translating into MVKVKRVPKTPKSNKYVLHLYVAGLSPRSQKAIKNIRKICDEHLPGQCQLTIKDIYQNPILAKNGQILAAPTLIKELPLPLRRFVGDMSDTNKLLVGLDLRFIDKPGIATVAR
- a CDS encoding circadian clock KaiB family protein, translating into MKKIPYELKLYVAGATPKSLEAFANLKMICNEHLKGQYSIKVIDLLKNPKLAKGDQIVAIPTLVRRLPEPIKKIVGDLSNKQRVLVGLDIVKKG